ACCGGCAGTCGGTCCGAATGGAGAAGTATATTTAAGTTGGTCAGGACCTAAAGGGATTATGTTTGATAAATCGACCAATGGCGGTGTAAGTTGGGGAAACGATATCTTTGTTACAACTCAACCTGGTGGCTGGGATTTTAATGTTGAAGGAATTTATCGGTGTAACGGTATGCCTGTTACCACCTGTGATATCAGTAATTCACCGCACCGCGGAACAATATATATTCAATGGTCCGATCAGCGGAACGGAATTGGCAATACCGATATCTTTATTATTAAATCAACAGATCAAGGAGCCACGTGGAGTGCAGTCAAACGCGTCAATGATGACTCTACGATCAGGGAACAATTTTTCTCATGGATGACCATTGACCAAACAACAGGATATCTGTATGTTGTATTCTATGACAGAAGAGCGCGAATCGGAAATTATACAGACGTCTATGTCGCAAAGTCAACAGATGGAGGGGAAACGTTTACAAATTTTAAAGTAAGCGAGATATCTTTCAATCCAACATCAAATATATTTTTCGGAGATTATATAAATATTGCCGCTTCGAATGGAAAAATATATCCGATCTGGATGCGGTTGGACGGTTCGGCATTAAGCGTTTGGACGACGATCATTGAAGAACCGAAAAATATTAACCTCACTCTCAAAACGGGTTGGAATATGATATCACTACCGTTTAAACCTGTTGACCCGAGGAAACGAATTATATTCCCCGACGCCGAATCTGAAGCGTTCATGTTCGATAATGGATATTTGATTGATGACTCGTTGCAGCATGGCAAGGGGTATTGGTTGAAATATTCAACTGATGCCGAGGTATCATGCAGTGGTTTTGAGCGTCATACCGATACGATTGCAGTTAAGATCGGATGGAACATGATAGGATCAGTTATTAATCCTGTAACTGTGCAATCGATAGGGAGTGATCCGCCAGGAATCGTTACGGGAAATTTTTATATGTTCAACGGCACAGGTTACGATGTTGTCGATACAATCAAACCGGGAATTGGATATTGGGTTAAAGTTCAACAAGGAGGTAATATAATTTTAAGCGATTCAACGGTTGCAACAGCAGGGTATGCAATATCTATCCAACCCACAAGCGAACTTCCGCCCCCACCACCGGTTTTTGCAGAAAAGAGTATTCCTACCGAGATATCTTTATCTCAGAATTATCCCAATCCGTTCAATCCGACAACGATGATCAAATACTGGATGCCTGAACGAGCAAAAGTATCGCTTGCTATTTATGATATGCTTGGTGAACGGGTATCAACATTAATCGATCGAGTTGAGGAACCTGGAATGAAGGAAGTAATATTCAACGGCGATAAGTTTTCAAATGGGATCTATTATTACCGGTTAACGATCGGCGATCATAGAGAGACAAAAAAAATGGTATTGATGAAATGATCTTCATACTTTATAATTGAATTACACATCGGGATGAGTCAAATATTTAAAAAATCTAATTCCGTGTTGCCTAAACAATTTGATTACTGGATAACATCGTGGAGACCGTATGTCATTATTGCAGTTGTTGGATTATTGGTATTTGGGAGAACAGTCTTTTTTGGGTATACATATTTTGACGATGATAATTTTATACTTAAAAGCTTCGATTCGATATCCAAACCTTCAACGATCATATCTGCATTTCATAATTTGTATTACAGTTCGTATTACCGTCCTTTACTCACAGTCTCATTTGTTATAGATTCTTTGATAAGCGGGAAGGCACCGTGGATGTACCATGCCTCAAATGTTCTGTTTCATCTCGTTATGAGTTGCTTTGTTTATCGTTTGCTTTTAAAACTTAAATTCACTGAACTCATAGCATTATCTATGAGCCTAATTTTTACAATTCATCCTCTCGTAACACAATCTGTTGCGTGGATTCCCGGGCGAAATGAATCAATACATGGTCTATTTGTTCTTGTATCCATAATATCTTATTTAAATTACAGGTCATCGGGGCAAAACAAATATATATATTTACACCTTCTTTTTATATTGCTGGCACTTCTGATAAAAGAAACAGCGCTAATCGTTCCTCTGCTGATAATTTCATACACTCTCATTGTTGAGCGAAAGTGGTTTATTCCAAAAAAGCCGCTCAAGATTGTGGGCGGATGGATATTTGTTATAGTCGCATGGTATGTCATGAGAGAAATTGCCTTCAGTGGCTCCAGTACCAGATCAGAAATATTTACAATGTCTGCTTTCTTCTTAAATCTTCGAGTGATCCTGGAAGCATTTGGTAAGTTATTCATTCCGGTTAATCTATCATCGTATGCGACATTCAGTGCTGTTCCAACGATGATTGGATCTGTGATCGTCTTATTTTTATTCATCTACATTTTAGTGAAGTTTAAAAGTATCAACAGATTAATCCCATTCGCGATATCATCGATTATTTTATTCATACTCCCATCTCTTTTTGTACAAATATTTGACGCCGAGAATCGGTTCAATTATTTAGAGTACAGGTTTTATCTCCCTATAGTAGGTTTTGCCATCTTCTTAGGAAGCATTTTTCAGGATAATTTGCATAGATTTGGGCGGATGTGGAAAATTCTACTGCTGATTGTTTTATGTTCGTATGGTTTCTTAACATTTAAATACTCAGGAAATTATCGCGATCCGATTTCACATTGGGAACATGCCATTAAGATGTCTCCGATGTCTGCCGAGGTATATTTCAATATGGGTATCGTCAACACGGAAATTGCAAATAATTCAGACCAAGCGAAGGAGAATTATGTTCGAGCAGTAGAATTAAATGATAAGAATCCCAAATATCATTACAACCTCGGACTTATCTATCTAAAGCAGAATCAAAAAGATATCGCTCTAAAAGAATTCGAACGAACAATAGAAATTAATCCAACGAATATAATCGCCCAATATAATTTAGGCAATCTGTATTTCATGAATAATGATTTACGAAAAGCTGAACGATGCTGGAAAAACGCACTTAATATAAACTCAAATTTTATTTATGCTGAAATGAGGTTGATCGAGTTATATTTAAAAGAAGGAAACCTTGATCGAGCAAAATATTATCAAGACCGTTTGAACAAAGCCGGTTACCAATTACAACCAACAAAATAGTTAATATTCAAATCCTTCCGGATTGTAAGCAACGATTCCCATATTTGTTCCGATCCAGAGATTTCCTTTATTGTCATACGCTAATGCCTGAATCTGATTACTTGGTAATTCGGGAATGGTACTCTGATCAAAAAAAGTCCAAGTGGTATCCTGAAATCTGGTTAATCCAATATCAGTTCCGAACCATCTGATTGGTCGAAAAAAATCAACAGCGATGGCATTAATTTTTTGGTTTGGTAGTTGATAATTTGTATTACTCGCATAATAATGAGTTGATTGAGTTGTGTTGGTATTCCATTTTGTAACACCAAAAGT
The genomic region above belongs to Ignavibacteriales bacterium and contains:
- a CDS encoding exo-alpha-sialidase, producing MKTYILCYLLLYSVVVCQYKNIRVNNPTSVTPEEVTIAINPTNPLNLAAGANIRYYYYSMDGGYTWTEGQLNSPLGVWGDPCVTYDADGNLFFGHLSNPPTPGYWIDRIVLQKSTNGGQSWNSGTGIWFVPPKNQDKEWLVVDMTQSPYRNRLYAAWTEFDTYGTSAPTDSTRILFSFSTDAGSTWFPAVRISDDGGNCIDSDSTVEGAVPAVGPNGEVYLSWSGPKGIMFDKSTNGGVSWGNDIFVTTQPGGWDFNVEGIYRCNGMPVTTCDISNSPHRGTIYIQWSDQRNGIGNTDIFIIKSTDQGATWSAVKRVNDDSTIREQFFSWMTIDQTTGYLYVVFYDRRARIGNYTDVYVAKSTDGGETFTNFKVSEISFNPTSNIFFGDYINIAASNGKIYPIWMRLDGSALSVWTTIIEEPKNINLTLKTGWNMISLPFKPVDPRKRIIFPDAESEAFMFDNGYLIDDSLQHGKGYWLKYSTDAEVSCSGFERHTDTIAVKIGWNMIGSVINPVTVQSIGSDPPGIVTGNFYMFNGTGYDVVDTIKPGIGYWVKVQQGGNIILSDSTVATAGYAISIQPTSELPPPPPVFAEKSIPTEISLSQNYPNPFNPTTMIKYWMPERAKVSLAIYDMLGERVSTLIDRVEEPGMKEVIFNGDKFSNGIYYYRLTIGDHRETKKMVLMK
- a CDS encoding tetratricopeptide repeat protein, which encodes MSQIFKKSNSVLPKQFDYWITSWRPYVIIAVVGLLVFGRTVFFGYTYFDDDNFILKSFDSISKPSTIISAFHNLYYSSYYRPLLTVSFVIDSLISGKAPWMYHASNVLFHLVMSCFVYRLLLKLKFTELIALSMSLIFTIHPLVTQSVAWIPGRNESIHGLFVLVSIISYLNYRSSGQNKYIYLHLLFILLALLIKETALIVPLLIISYTLIVERKWFIPKKPLKIVGGWIFVIVAWYVMREIAFSGSSTRSEIFTMSAFFLNLRVILEAFGKLFIPVNLSSYATFSAVPTMIGSVIVLFLFIYILVKFKSINRLIPFAISSIILFILPSLFVQIFDAENRFNYLEYRFYLPIVGFAIFLGSIFQDNLHRFGRMWKILLLIVLCSYGFLTFKYSGNYRDPISHWEHAIKMSPMSAEVYFNMGIVNTEIANNSDQAKENYVRAVELNDKNPKYHYNLGLIYLKQNQKDIALKEFERTIEINPTNIIAQYNLGNLYFMNNDLRKAERCWKNALNINSNFIYAEMRLIELYLKEGNLDRAKYYQDRLNKAGYQLQPTK